In Syngnathus scovelli strain Florida chromosome 10, RoL_Ssco_1.2, whole genome shotgun sequence, the following are encoded in one genomic region:
- the mcoln3b gene encoding mucolipin-3 isoform X2: MVVTFKEENLMTFQHLFLKDYVDGAIATYAIYRQEDVYDHIRYVIQQYGNLHNTTVGNHEYEKNGIVYTPLTLCQEFYRNGTIYPGNDTFEIDAHVETDCIDVHPTNESSSQDVLARLELHFKRMLAIKISFVLKAINLQTVRHRELPDCYDFNILITLDNGAHSGRIKVDLETHVEINECRDWRVTGASPRSIYLTLVFDCLIILTCMISFTLCLRSVLTGIQLQFEYNKFCESQSGQDVPWCDRLEFINGWYILIIASDLLTIVGSILKIDIYTKVLTSYDVCSIFLGIGTMFVWIGVIRYMGYFHKYNILILTLRAAFPNVIRFICCAGIIYLSYCFCGWIVLGPYHEKFRTLNTVSECLFSLINGDDMFPTFKGMKQKSSLIWIFSRVYLYTFVSLFIYMILSLFITIITDTYDTIKQQQQSGIPTSQLQRFLAECKDLPNSGVYKLDKKNCFQRCMSKCRERHERLTSEE; encoded by the exons ATGGTTGTAACCTTTAAGGAAGAAAACCTGATGACATTTCAGCATCTCTTCCTAAAAGATTATGTTGATGGGGCTATTGCAACATATGCCATTTACAGACAAGAAGATGTTTATGACCACATAAGATACGTTATTCAACAG TACGGAAATCTGCACAACACCACCGTAGGAAACCACGAATATGAGAAAAACGGCATTGTCTACACACCCTTGACGCTGTGTCAGGAGTTTTATCGCAACGGCACCATCTACCCGGGCAATGACACGTTTGAAATCGACGCTCATGTGGAAACCG ATTGTATTGACGTCCACCCAACGAACGAGTCGTCGTCACAAGACGTGCTGGCGCGTTTGGAGTTGCACTTCAAAAG AATGCTGGCCATCAAGATCTCGTTTGTTCTCAAAGCCATCAACTTACAGACAGTCAGACACAGAGAGCTGCCAGACTGCTATGACTTCAACATCCTT ATCACTTTGGACAACGGAGCGCACAGTGGCAGGATCAAGGTGGACCTGGAAACCCATGTGGAGATCAACGAATGCAGGGACTGGAGAGTAACCGGAGCTT CCCCGAGAAGCATATACCTGACCCTGGTGTTTGACTGCCTGATTATCCTAACATGCATGATTTCCTTCACGCTCTGCCTTCGCTCCGTGTTGACTGGGATACAATTGCAGTTT GAGTACAACAAGTTCTGCGAGAGCCAGAGTGGTCAAGACGTGCCCTGGTGTGACAGGCTGGAGTTTATCAATGGCTGGTACATCCTGATCATTGCCAGCGACTTGTTAACCATCGTCGGCTCCATCCTCAAGATTGATATTTACACCAAG GTCCTGACGAGCTATGACGTGTGCAGTATCTTCCTTGGAATCGGCACCATGTTTGTTTGGATTGGGGTCATCCGCTACATGGGCTACTTTCACAAGTACAAT ATCCTCATCCTTACTCTGAGGGCAGCATTTCCAAACGTGATCCGTTTCATCTGCTGCGCTGGCATCATCTACCTAAGCTACTGCTTTTGCGGCTGGATCGTCCTGGGCCCGTATCACGAAAAG TTCCGGACCTTGAATACAGTATCCGAGTGTCTGTTTTCCCTCATCAATGGAGATGACATGTTCCCCACCTTCAAAGGAATGAAACAGAAGAGCAGCCTGATTTGGATTTTCAGCAGAGTCTACCTCTATACCTTTGTCTCACTTTTCATCTACATGATCCTCAGTCtattcatcaccatcatcacagacacctacgacaccatcaaG caacagcagcagagcGGGATCCCGACATCACAGCTCCAGCGATTCCTAGCCGAGTGTAAAGATCTCCCAAACTCTGGAGTTTACAAGCTCGACAAGAAGAATTGTTTTCAACGCTGCATGAGCAA GTGCAGAGAGCGTCACGAGAGGTTGACGTCAGAAGAATAG
- the mcoln3b gene encoding mucolipin-3 isoform X1 — MPDSVVGDLYDVHENENENGNESENENENENENENENERESHAAWADHQPISMETDHVECLRRKIKFYFMNPCEKYRARGRKPWKLVLQIIKIAIITIQLVSFGLSNQMVVTFKEENLMTFQHLFLKDYVDGAIATYAIYRQEDVYDHIRYVIQQYGNLHNTTVGNHEYEKNGIVYTPLTLCQEFYRNGTIYPGNDTFEIDAHVETDCIDVHPTNESSSQDVLARLELHFKRMLAIKISFVLKAINLQTVRHRELPDCYDFNILITLDNGAHSGRIKVDLETHVEINECRDWRVTGASPRSIYLTLVFDCLIILTCMISFTLCLRSVLTGIQLQFEYNKFCESQSGQDVPWCDRLEFINGWYILIIASDLLTIVGSILKIDIYTKVLTSYDVCSIFLGIGTMFVWIGVIRYMGYFHKYNILILTLRAAFPNVIRFICCAGIIYLSYCFCGWIVLGPYHEKFRTLNTVSECLFSLINGDDMFPTFKGMKQKSSLIWIFSRVYLYTFVSLFIYMILSLFITIITDTYDTIKQQQQSGIPTSQLQRFLAECKDLPNSGVYKLDKKNCFQRCMSKCRERHERLTSEE, encoded by the exons ATGCCGGATTCCGTTGTTGGTGACTTGTACGACGTCCATGAGAATGAGAATGAGAATGGGAATGAGAGTGAGAATGAGAATGAGAATGAGAATGAGAATGAGAATGAGAATGAGAGGGAGTCCCACGCTGCCTGGGCCGATCATCAACCTATTTCAATGGAAACGGATCACGTGGAGTGTCTCCGGAGGAAAATCAAATTTTACTTCATGAACCCTTGTGAAAAGTACCGTGCCCGTGGACGGAAACCGTGGAAACTCGTTTTGCAGATCATCAAAATTGCCATCATCACCATCCAG TTGGTGTCGTTTGGGCTCAGCAACCAGATGGTTGTAACCTTTAAGGAAGAAAACCTGATGACATTTCAGCATCTCTTCCTAAAAGATTATGTTGATGGGGCTATTGCAACATATGCCATTTACAGACAAGAAGATGTTTATGACCACATAAGATACGTTATTCAACAG TACGGAAATCTGCACAACACCACCGTAGGAAACCACGAATATGAGAAAAACGGCATTGTCTACACACCCTTGACGCTGTGTCAGGAGTTTTATCGCAACGGCACCATCTACCCGGGCAATGACACGTTTGAAATCGACGCTCATGTGGAAACCG ATTGTATTGACGTCCACCCAACGAACGAGTCGTCGTCACAAGACGTGCTGGCGCGTTTGGAGTTGCACTTCAAAAG AATGCTGGCCATCAAGATCTCGTTTGTTCTCAAAGCCATCAACTTACAGACAGTCAGACACAGAGAGCTGCCAGACTGCTATGACTTCAACATCCTT ATCACTTTGGACAACGGAGCGCACAGTGGCAGGATCAAGGTGGACCTGGAAACCCATGTGGAGATCAACGAATGCAGGGACTGGAGAGTAACCGGAGCTT CCCCGAGAAGCATATACCTGACCCTGGTGTTTGACTGCCTGATTATCCTAACATGCATGATTTCCTTCACGCTCTGCCTTCGCTCCGTGTTGACTGGGATACAATTGCAGTTT GAGTACAACAAGTTCTGCGAGAGCCAGAGTGGTCAAGACGTGCCCTGGTGTGACAGGCTGGAGTTTATCAATGGCTGGTACATCCTGATCATTGCCAGCGACTTGTTAACCATCGTCGGCTCCATCCTCAAGATTGATATTTACACCAAG GTCCTGACGAGCTATGACGTGTGCAGTATCTTCCTTGGAATCGGCACCATGTTTGTTTGGATTGGGGTCATCCGCTACATGGGCTACTTTCACAAGTACAAT ATCCTCATCCTTACTCTGAGGGCAGCATTTCCAAACGTGATCCGTTTCATCTGCTGCGCTGGCATCATCTACCTAAGCTACTGCTTTTGCGGCTGGATCGTCCTGGGCCCGTATCACGAAAAG TTCCGGACCTTGAATACAGTATCCGAGTGTCTGTTTTCCCTCATCAATGGAGATGACATGTTCCCCACCTTCAAAGGAATGAAACAGAAGAGCAGCCTGATTTGGATTTTCAGCAGAGTCTACCTCTATACCTTTGTCTCACTTTTCATCTACATGATCCTCAGTCtattcatcaccatcatcacagacacctacgacaccatcaaG caacagcagcagagcGGGATCCCGACATCACAGCTCCAGCGATTCCTAGCCGAGTGTAAAGATCTCCCAAACTCTGGAGTTTACAAGCTCGACAAGAAGAATTGTTTTCAACGCTGCATGAGCAA GTGCAGAGAGCGTCACGAGAGGTTGACGTCAGAAGAATAG